Proteins encoded by one window of Lycium barbarum isolate Lr01 chromosome 11, ASM1917538v2, whole genome shotgun sequence:
- the LOC132620142 gene encoding uncharacterized protein LOC132620142, whose product MSISKFNEENFLSCIIQVAIIKFIRSKCSSDGCIHQGGGEPFSSIRFKRSHKKKRSDTHVGELNSDHNQAKKKCEDLMRQEQSIKVAFASIDVVRLLLNQGLTFRGHHEDESSLHKDIITSCKLETIKAITEDLNGDYFSLLVDESCDVSRKEQMSIVLRYVDRWRFVVERFIGIVHVRDTSALCLKEAIVNYLAQHSLSLSHTRGQCYDGASNMQGHLSGLKL is encoded by the exons ATGTCAA TTTCAAAATTCAATGAAGAGAATTTTCTCTCTTGTATCATCCAAGTTGCCATAATCAAGTTCATCCGCTCCAAATGCTCCTCAG ATGGATGCATTCATCAAGGTGGAGGAGAACCATTTTCAAGTATAAGGTTCAAGAGAAGTCACAAAAAGAAAAGATCAGATACGCATGTTGGTGAGTTGAACAGTGATCATAACCAGGCAAAGAAGAAGTGTGAAGATCTAATGCGACAAGAACAGTCAATTAAAGTTGCATTT GCTTCAATTGATGTGGTGAGACTCCTTTTGAATCAAGGATTGACATTTCGTGGACATCATGAAGATGAATCATCATTACACAAGG ataTTATCACTTCATGTAAGCTTGAAACAATTAAAGCTATTACGGAGGATCTAAATGGAGACTATTTCTCATTGCTAGTTGATGAATCTTGTGATGTGTCACGTAAAGAGCAAATGTCAATTGTTTTGCGATATGTTGATAGATGGAGATTTGTGGTGGAACGGTTTATTGGGATCGTTCATGTTCGTGATACTAGTGCTTTATGTTTAAAAGAAGCAATTGTTAACTACCTTGCTCAACATTCTTTGAGTTTATCTCATACACGTGGACAATGCTATGATGGAGCAAGCAATATGCAAGGGCATCTAAGTGGCCTTAAACTTTGA